From a single Flavobacterium sp. genomic region:
- a CDS encoding SAM-dependent methyltransferase, with product MKSNSLGKLYLIPITLSNPGETTVVPEDVLPQTIKRTIDFLDYYIVENEKTARKFIKSIHPEKKQPDLKISVLNKHTEIAEHNDFIQPLLRGENIGLMSESGCPGVADPGAVIVKLAHEKGIQVVPLVGPSSILLALMASGMNGQTFAFNGYLPIDKNDKKQALKSFERLSQEKNQSQLFIETPYRNNKLMEDLLQILQANTYLCVACDITLPTEYIKTKTVNQWKKEKADLHNRPCIFIIHKM from the coding sequence ATGAAATCAAATTCTTTAGGCAAACTCTATTTAATTCCTATTACACTTTCCAATCCTGGAGAAACCACTGTAGTTCCCGAAGATGTTTTGCCTCAAACCATAAAAAGAACGATTGATTTTCTTGATTATTACATTGTTGAAAACGAGAAAACAGCAAGAAAATTCATTAAAAGCATCCATCCCGAAAAAAAACAACCCGATTTGAAGATTTCTGTATTAAACAAACATACCGAAATTGCAGAACATAATGATTTTATTCAACCCTTATTAAGAGGTGAAAACATTGGATTAATGAGTGAATCAGGCTGTCCTGGCGTTGCAGATCCTGGAGCTGTTATAGTGAAATTAGCTCATGAAAAGGGAATTCAAGTGGTTCCATTAGTTGGTCCAAGCTCCATTTTATTAGCTTTAATGGCAAGTGGAATGAACGGACAAACTTTTGCTTTTAATGGCTATTTACCTATTGATAAAAACGATAAAAAACAAGCCTTAAAAAGTTTTGAACGCTTATCGCAAGAAAAAAATCAATCGCAATTATTTATTGAAACGCCTTACCGAAACAATAAATTAATGGAAGATTTACTGCAAATATTACAAGCAAACACCTATTTATGTGTGGCTTGCGATATTACTTTACCTACAGAATACATCAAAACTAAAACGGTGAACCAATGGAAAAAAGAAAAGGCCGATTTACATAATCGACCTTGTATTTTTATTATTCACAAAATGTAA
- a CDS encoding DUF2279 domain-containing protein, with protein MTWIRGLFFALVFSNLGQAQSNINNFLKPSDSINVLRKKTVYVGESVVFGAALIGLNQLWYKDYPKSNFHFINDNNQWLQMDKVGHFYSTYHLGRVGVEMLAWSGASKKEQLIYGSTLGFGFLTIIEVFDGFSQEWGASSGDVIANATGTALYVSQELLWKEQRITTKFSFHQTQFASQRPETLGSSLNEQILKDYNGQTYWLSFNIQSFTKDNFVPKWLNLAIGYGGEGMFYGKKEEAIANGVIQNPYRQFYLSFDVDLTKISTKSHFLKTLFSVINTIKIPAPTLQYDDFNGVKAHFIYF; from the coding sequence ATGACTTGGATTAGAGGGCTGTTTTTTGCATTAGTATTTTCTAATTTAGGTCAAGCACAGTCTAATATTAATAACTTTTTAAAACCATCAGATAGCATTAATGTTTTAAGAAAAAAAACAGTTTATGTAGGTGAATCTGTTGTTTTTGGAGCTGCTTTAATAGGTTTAAACCAACTTTGGTACAAAGATTATCCAAAATCCAATTTTCATTTTATCAATGATAACAATCAATGGTTGCAAATGGATAAGGTGGGACATTTTTATTCTACGTATCATTTAGGTAGAGTTGGGGTTGAAATGTTAGCTTGGAGTGGTGCTTCTAAAAAAGAACAACTAATTTATGGTTCTACTCTAGGATTTGGATTTCTTACGATAATTGAGGTTTTTGATGGATTTTCTCAAGAATGGGGAGCATCATCAGGAGATGTTATTGCCAATGCCACAGGAACTGCTTTGTACGTGTCGCAAGAATTACTTTGGAAAGAACAACGAATTACAACCAAATTTTCATTTCATCAAACTCAATTTGCTTCGCAACGACCAGAAACGCTGGGTTCTTCTTTAAATGAGCAAATTTTGAAAGATTATAATGGACAAACATATTGGCTGTCTTTTAATATACAATCATTTACCAAAGATAATTTTGTTCCAAAATGGTTAAACCTTGCAATAGGCTATGGTGGCGAAGGAATGTTTTATGGAAAAAAGGAAGAAGCAATAGCAAATGGAGTAATTCAAAATCCTTATCGTCAATTTTATCTAAGTTTTGATGTTGATTTAACGAAAATTAGTACAAAATCTCATTTTTTAAAGACACTTTTTTCAGTTATTAATACAATTAAAATTCCTGCACCAACTTTGCAATATGATGATTTTAACGGAGTTAAAGCGCACTTTATCTACTTTTAG
- a CDS encoding peptidoglycan-binding protein LysM: MIKKRSYFLGLTLLVLVVSSGFITFKEEKLEGFHLSNYDGIKYHVPNEYETDEILPIKVPHVGKSFTGFAQKMAYKESRGMLHLVNSYGYMGKYQFGRSTLRTVGIYDFQEFLRNAEWQDKAFEALIARNKWELRKEIHKYSGRIINGVEITESGLVAAAHLGGAGSVKKYLRSNGRNGFKDGFGTSLSSYIRKFSNYDISNIAADANAKASLE, encoded by the coding sequence ATGATAAAAAAAAGGTCTTATTTTTTAGGATTGACACTCCTAGTATTAGTCGTTTCTTCAGGTTTTATAACCTTTAAAGAAGAAAAATTAGAAGGATTTCATTTGTCGAACTACGATGGTATTAAATATCACGTTCCAAATGAATATGAAACTGATGAAATTTTACCAATTAAAGTTCCCCACGTTGGTAAATCATTTACTGGTTTTGCTCAAAAAATGGCTTATAAAGAGTCAAGAGGTATGTTACATTTAGTAAATTCATACGGTTATATGGGTAAATATCAGTTTGGTAGAAGTACGCTTCGTACAGTAGGTATTTATGATTTTCAAGAATTTTTACGTAATGCTGAATGGCAAGATAAAGCTTTTGAAGCCTTGATTGCTCGTAATAAATGGGAATTACGTAAAGAGATTCACAAGTATTCAGGTAGAATTATTAATGGTGTAGAAATTACAGAATCTGGCTTAGTAGCAGCGGCACATTTAGGAGGTGCTGGTTCGGTAAAAAAATATTTGCGAAGTAACGGAAGAAATGGTTTTAAAGACGGTTTCGGAACTTCATTGTCAAGTTATATTAGAAAGTTTTCAAATTATGATATTTCTAACATAGCAGCAGATGCAAATGCAAAAGCAAGTTTAGAATAG